From the genome of Adhaeribacter pallidiroseus:
TACTTCCTCCTATAACAACCAGGTAGCTGCATTTAACAACCAATTTGTTTACAGTGATGTTCAAGCTTATTTGAATGCGTTGCCAACTAATGCAACTGTAATGGTGAGAGCCACTGGCAGCGTACCCCTCTCAGTAGATCCACAACAAAGAGAAGGTACAATGAGGCAACATTCCGTGCTGGCATATTCCTACGCATTAGCTTACGTCCGGACCGGTCAATCCTATTTTGCAGATAGAGCAAAATTTATAATTAACCGATGGGCTTCCAAATTTGGTGAGTTTGATTACTACAAAGTTCATGAAGATGGTAAACCGGATACACAAGATGAGCAAATGGCCCTACAAGCCGCTTGGGTAGCCCCAAATTTTGCGGCAGCCGCTGAAATTATAAGATATTATAAAATAGGTGGAACTCAGGCACCCGTTGGTTTTTCCTCCACTGAATTAACGAATCTTGCTGCCTTTTTCAATACCCTCAATGGTTATCTAAATACATACATATTGGTAACCGGTCCCTTAAATGTAAGTGGTAAATTTCAAAATAAATACAAATCGAATTGGGGTACTTCTGCGGCTTATGCTCAAATGGCGATGGGTGTCTATTTAGAAAGTTCTACTATTTATCAGAGCGGTTATGATTACATTAAAGATTTAATGCCCTATGTAATAGCTAATGATGGTGCTATGCCAGAGTTTTGTACGACAGATTGTTGGCACCCCCAGTATACATTAACGGGTCTAGCATATGCAGCTGAAATTGCACGCATTCACAGTGATAATAGCATATTTGAATTCAATAGTCGGCTTATGAACAAGGGATTTAATTATGCAGCGGATAGATATGATGGTGATGCTGATACCTGTCACGAATGTAGTACTGATACGTCAGATAATGGAAAACACAAAGAAGTTTATCCTGGCGTAGAACTGGGTTATCGGTATTATAATTTATCCAAAATAGGTACATTACGCACAGAATATGTTACTCATTTTGGCAAAGCAGATTATAACTTTTTTGGATTTACAACTTTTACTCATTATGGAGTAGCGCTATAAATCTTCAATAACAATATCATTAAAAAGCCACTCTTCCGGGTGGCTTTTTTATTAACCTAAAAATATAAAATCACAATCCTCTATATTTTCGCTGTTTATTCGGCTTGGGTCGCCATTTCTTATAAATCCATTCCCAAATGGTCCAGATGGCAATTATTACATAGATAAAAAGAATAAAAGCTATAGGTCATAACCACTATTTCATTTCAATAATCAATTAATTGGGTTAAATCTATTGTCTCCAGGTAGGGATCTAACATGTCTTGGTTGCTAAATCCTCTTACCATAAAGAATTTAGAAGTAGCCGTTTTGTACCAAATTTCAGCATAAAATTTACCTATAGCGTACAGAACAATACTGTAATCACCGCTGACACGAATTTGAATAAATTGACCTTGATCTAAAACAAGAGCTACTTTCTGCTCCTGATTGCACCGATTGAATTGGACTATATTGAACATGGCATATTAGTTTAATATATAAAATACTAAATATTATGCCATACTTTGCTTTGCTTCTAAAAAATAACTTAAAACAACCTTAATTATTATATTAATAGTACTATTTTGAATTAGAAATGAAACGGATGGGATTGCGATTTAAATAGTGTCTTTTTTCCCTTCAATAAACCAAGAAGCCACATAGGCGGTAAAGGTACCGAACAAACCCACTCCCACCGTCATTAGCAGCGCAGCAATAAGTCGGCCTTCGGTTGTTACCGGAAATTTGTCGCCATAGCCCACGGTAGTTATAGTCACATACGCCCACCACAAGGCATCTTCCGCCGTCTTAATGTTACTATTGGGATCCGTTTCTACCTGAAGAATAGCAATGGCTGAAAAGATGACCATGAGCACGGCAATAGTGGCAACAGCGGAAAAGGTACCTTGTACTCTATTCTTAAAGATATGATTTACTAAGTGTTTTGTTGAACGAAATGCTCTTAAGATTCGCAGTAATCTTATCAGCCGGATAGCTCTACCAGCTCGTAAGAAGTCCACAGCGGGAATACTGGAAATCAGATCAATCCAGCCCCAGCGCATAAATTTAATTTTATCTTCCGCCTGATAGAATCGGTAAGTAAAGTCAGCCAGGAAGAATACACAAATAGCATTATCTAGTAAGCTAAGTATTTGGGAGATTTCAGTAGGTAGTTTAAAAACGGTTTCGATAACCAATGCACCCAGAACATAAATGGATAAAACTATGATCAATAAATTAAGCAATCCTAATCTAGGCTCCGTACTTTGAGGCTTTTCCATTTATCCTAAATGAACTATGCTGTTGAAGGTAATAAACGTGCGGCTAAGCTTTATTTTGATGTGATAGGTAAGCTTAATCTAAGTGATGAAAGCAAACCGGCTGTAATAAACCAACAGAATAACTACATTCAGCTCAACAGCATTTCTATTAGCCAAAATACGGTGAAGCAGTTGTAGCCGGAACAGATAAACCAGATTGAGTTAATTATATTTTTTTATAATCATATAGGTCTCTTCATAATAGAAACATGGTTTGGCATAAACTTTACATGTGTGTTTATCAACCCTTACCAGCCGACCATCTACTCCAATTGTGAAACCATTAAATCTAACATCAATAAAACCATCCGCGCTTATAGACCATAATCCAATCACTGAATGTAATATTTTGTACAATCATGAGTATGGGTAATTCCTGTGCTACTAAGGATATATGTCCTATCTGGTCTGAAAGTCCAGGTAAAATCAGTCATAGGAGCATTCTGCAATATCCAATTATCGCCTTTTACTTACTTAGTATTCACATGGTTAGGAAAATGCTCTTGTAACATTTTGGCCACTTTCCCTTCTGGGTTAAGCGGTTTCACTTTTTTCAGGATTACCTTGCGGTATGTAATAGATAACCTTCTTCCCCGATGTTTTACCTGACCCTCCACCATATCTTTTTTGCGGGGAGGAATGGAGTGATTCCATTTATATCTGGCATCATCTTGCATCACATATACCGAGCGCCGGGGAACCTCCACATCTACCACGTCCCCACCGGCAATTTTGATAAAACGCATGATGCACCCACTGCCCAGATTAACCCCACAAATTTGGTTTTCGAAATAGTTCCGATCTTTATGCGGGCGGAGTCCCTCTCCCGGCGCATATTCATTGATGATAACCTGGTCGGGTGGAATCGAGACAATATGCTGTTCTACCAGGTTTTCGGATAATTGATGAATGAGCAACGGCATCGGAACCGGAAAGGGTATGAGACTATAAGGCTTTTCCAATTCATTGCGGTACCCATAGTATTGCAACCTTCTATCGTAATCCACCACCCAGGTTTGGTGATCAATTTCCTGGATCAATTCCGCCTCCATGGCTTCACTGATAAAATCAGGGTAAAGGAGCAAACCTGGTACTGGTGTTTCCATTTTCAATTAGATTAGCAAGTTCGTTGTAAAAAGGTAAGAGGCAAATGATTTACAAAGGGTAACGACTCTTAGGAAGTTAAGTTGGCAAAGTGGCACCAAAAATCAGCAGGAAATTCGTTAAAACACCCCAATAAAACAGCCACTCTCCCCGGATAGCTGTTTTATTTCCTTTTATTGATTTAAAAACTTCCTAGGGCAACAGGCAAGCTCTTATCTCGCTCTACCGGGGTTCTTACTTTATTTATCGTCCGGTATAATCTAGCACAGGCAAGGTAAAAGGCCACGAGTAGAGCGCCGTATATCACAATCCGGGCTAAGGTCATGCGGATAATTTTACCTTTGCGTGTCAGGTTATTATAGAGTTTCATAGTTTAGCTATTTATAAATTTGGAAACTAGTAAATACTACTGGTAGTTCATCCACCTTATCAGTTTGTAATACAAATCCTAGATATGCATTGGATTTTGGCTCGAGTAAGAAAGAAAATATTTCTCGAGAAGAATTATATGTTGCTTGCGGCTGGTATAGATACTAAATAGTAAGCGGCATGAATAAACTATTTACCCTAATAACACTACTTTGGCTGTACCTGCAAGGTTCTGCTGTTTTTGGACAGGAGTGGCAATGGGTGAAAAAGGCGGGGGGTAAAGGGACCGATTGGGTCACCAGCATTGGGGTAGATGCGGCCGGGAACAGTTATATTACCGGGGCCTTCGAAGACACCATTCACTTTGGGGATTTGATCCTGAAGAACAGGGTTAATGATATTTACAAAATCTACTATGATATCTTTCTAACCAAATATGATACGGATGGCCAGGAAGTATGGACTCGCCAGGCTGGCGGTGGTAATTCCGAGTGGGGCCGCGCCATCGCCGTTGACCCAGCAGGGAATAGCTATCTAACCGGCAGCCTGGAGGGGAAAGCTGTTTTTGGTAATATTAATCTTCCAGATAAAGGGTTCGGAACGTATCTAGCTAAATACGATACCAACGGCAAGGTTTTATGGGCAACCAACACGAGTAGTACTCTGGCGGAAGGATATGGGATAGCTGTAGATAATCAGGGGAATAGTTATGTTACCGGGTGGTTTCAGGAAAGAATCGCTTTTGGTTCTATTATCTTGACTGGCCCGGAACTGATTGAAAAACCGTTTCTTGCCAAATACAACCCCAGTGGCGAGGTAGTCTGGGCGAAAACGTTTAGTGGCGAAGGTATCGGTTTGAGTAATGATGTAGCAGTAGATGCTCAAGGAAATAGTTATATCACCGGATATTTTGACGGAAAGGTTTCTTTTGGAACTAAGCCACTACAAGCAATTGGAAACAGTGATGCTTTTTTAGTCAAGTATGATCCCAGTGGCAATGTAATCTGGGCTCGTCAGGCAAGTACAAGTTCAGGTCCGTATGCGATGGGGGAAGCCATTGCCTTGGATAAAACCGGAAACTGCTATCTGACCGGGCTCTTTGTGAATGAATTAACCTTGAATGACCTCATCTTAAATGGCAGTGGACAAGAAGATGTGTTCATAGCCAAATATGATGCGAACGGGAAGGTTATTTGGGCTACCAAAACTGGGGGAGCAGGTGCGGATATAGGCAAGAGCATTACCGTGGATGCGACTGGTCAAGTTACGATTGCGGGTAGTTTCAATCAACTAGTTCAAGTAGGCGCTACCACCTTGAACAGTGTACAGGATGAAGATATTTTCCTGGCGCACTATAATGCCAATGGCGAGCCAGTCTGGGCTTTGCAGGCGGGAGGTTTAAATGTAGACGGATTGTACCTTGATCTTGCCCAGGATGGTCAAGGAAATAGTTATTTGACAGGAGCATTCGATGAAACCGTAGATTTTGGAGCTAAAGAAATAACCGCTATCGGCTCACCAGATTTGTTTATCACCAAGGCCAGGCCACCCGCCGCCGCTACAATGAATCTTTCTTCCTTGCCAACGACCAGTATTTGTGCGGGTTCTACTATAGCCATTCCGTTTACGACTACGGGTTACTGGGCGGAAGGAACTAGTTTTTTGGTAGAACTTTCGGATGCCAGTGGTTCGTTTGTTGCACCAATAGTGATCGGTACGGGTCCAACTAGCCCGATAGAGGCAAATATTCCTCTAGAAATTATAGCCGGTAGTGGTTACCGGATGCGGATCATCGCCTCTACGGGTTTGATGAGCGCAGATAATGGCCTTGATCTGACTATCACGGCCCTGCCAGAGGTAAGTGCTGGAGCGGACGAAACGGTGTGTGCTTCAGCTAGTAGTTTCTCGTTGAGCGGCTTTAGTCCGGCCGGAGGTACCTGGTCGGGTACGGGGGTAAATGCACCCGGCGTATTTACGCCTGCGCTGGCCCAAGTCGGTACCCATACCCTTACCTATTCGGTACAAAAAGGTGCTTGTAGCTTCAGCAGCACTAAAACGATTACCGTGGTAGTTCCCACTAGTATTATGGCAGCCATTGTCCCTACGGAATGTAGTTCGGTTTCTACTACCCAAGCCTATGCTCCTTTTCAAGCCACCTTTACCAACCAGACTAAAGGCGCTACTGGTTTTTTATGGGACTTTGGGGATGGGAACACATCGAATGAAGAAGCACCTACTCACGCCTATACCCAAGAAGGAAAATATAAAGTCACTTTAACCGCGTTGTTTGGGAATGAGTGTAGCCAAACTAAGGAAATTACGGAGGTGGTAATACGCAAAAAGCAAGACTTACCAAATGTATTTACGCCGAACCGGGATGGTTTAAACGACACCTTTGCTTTTAATATTACTTGTTTATCCGTAAACCTGAAAGTATTCAATCGGTCGGGAACACTCGTATATGAGCAGGCTAATTATCAAAATACCTGGGATGGGGGCAGTCTGTCGGATGGCATATATTATTACCAACTTACCACAACTAAGGGTTCCAGTTGGAAAGGCTGGGTAGAAATTATCCGGTAAACCCGTATTAATTACCGTTTCCTGTTTCCAAACACTAAGGCGTAGGAAACAGGAAACGCTAAAACTGTACAAGGCTTTTCTGAGCTAGGTGATATCCGCCAGTTTCAAGTTTGTGGCGGGCTGGTGTTTCTCCTGAAAAGGCAGTTTGTCCATCTTTTCTACTTCCATACTGGGGAACCCAAACTCTGCTGTAATCT
Proteins encoded in this window:
- a CDS encoding potassium channel family protein, which produces MEKPQSTEPRLGLLNLLIIVLSIYVLGALVIETVFKLPTEISQILSLLDNAICVFFLADFTYRFYQAEDKIKFMRWGWIDLISSIPAVDFLRAGRAIRLIRLLRILRAFRSTKHLVNHIFKNRVQGTFSAVATIAVLMVIFSAIAILQVETDPNSNIKTAEDALWWAYVTITTVGYGDKFPVTTEGRLIAALLMTVGVGLFGTFTAYVASWFIEGKKDTI
- a CDS encoding SBBP repeat-containing protein; translation: MNKLFTLITLLWLYLQGSAVFGQEWQWVKKAGGKGTDWVTSIGVDAAGNSYITGAFEDTIHFGDLILKNRVNDIYKIYYDIFLTKYDTDGQEVWTRQAGGGNSEWGRAIAVDPAGNSYLTGSLEGKAVFGNINLPDKGFGTYLAKYDTNGKVLWATNTSSTLAEGYGIAVDNQGNSYVTGWFQERIAFGSIILTGPELIEKPFLAKYNPSGEVVWAKTFSGEGIGLSNDVAVDAQGNSYITGYFDGKVSFGTKPLQAIGNSDAFLVKYDPSGNVIWARQASTSSGPYAMGEAIALDKTGNCYLTGLFVNELTLNDLILNGSGQEDVFIAKYDANGKVIWATKTGGAGADIGKSITVDATGQVTIAGSFNQLVQVGATTLNSVQDEDIFLAHYNANGEPVWALQAGGLNVDGLYLDLAQDGQGNSYLTGAFDETVDFGAKEITAIGSPDLFITKARPPAAATMNLSSLPTTSICAGSTIAIPFTTTGYWAEGTSFLVELSDASGSFVAPIVIGTGPTSPIEANIPLEIIAGSGYRMRIIASTGLMSADNGLDLTITALPEVSAGADETVCASASSFSLSGFSPAGGTWSGTGVNAPGVFTPALAQVGTHTLTYSVQKGACSFSSTKTITVVVPTSIMAAIVPTECSSVSTTQAYAPFQATFTNQTKGATGFLWDFGDGNTSNEEAPTHAYTQEGKYKVTLTALFGNECSQTKEITEVVIRKKQDLPNVFTPNRDGLNDTFAFNITCLSVNLKVFNRSGTLVYEQANYQNTWDGGSLSDGIYYYQLTTTKGSSWKGWVEIIR
- a CDS encoding alpha-ketoglutarate-dependent dioxygenase AlkB encodes the protein MEAELIQEIDHQTWVVDYDRRLQYYGYRNELEKPYSLIPFPVPMPLLIHQLSENLVEQHIVSIPPDQVIINEYAPGEGLRPHKDRNYFENQICGVNLGSGCIMRFIKIAGGDVVDVEVPRRSVYVMQDDARYKWNHSIPPRKKDMVEGQVKHRGRRLSITYRKVILKKVKPLNPEGKVAKMLQEHFPNHVNTK
- a CDS encoding alginate lyase family protein; its protein translation is MKHNFRAKKVISIGLLFIFTLLNGCKFDTVPEPIETNQTNSSNLTNFIHPGIVNTQASLNSITQLNDPSTARTSSYNNQVAAFNNQFVYSDVQAYLNALPTNATVMVRATGSVPLSVDPQQREGTMRQHSVLAYSYALAYVRTGQSYFADRAKFIINRWASKFGEFDYYKVHEDGKPDTQDEQMALQAAWVAPNFAAAAEIIRYYKIGGTQAPVGFSSTELTNLAAFFNTLNGYLNTYILVTGPLNVSGKFQNKYKSNWGTSAAYAQMAMGVYLESSTIYQSGYDYIKDLMPYVIANDGAMPEFCTTDCWHPQYTLTGLAYAAEIARIHSDNSIFEFNSRLMNKGFNYAADRYDGDADTCHECSTDTSDNGKHKEVYPGVELGYRYYNLSKIGTLRTEYVTHFGKADYNFFGFTTFTHYGVAL